A part of Aquibium oceanicum genomic DNA contains:
- a CDS encoding NAD-glutamate dehydrogenase — protein MGEAGTIDGFAGLLFSRASREDVSAYDPAMLKRAAELARKAVERHHKGESIVAIEQQSGVERADRPVTVITVVNDNMPFLFDSIMGEIGDGGVAPLLVTHPVIYVTHDSQGVRSIEGEADARADSDRLSVIHVHVSPMSEAQAQDLETRIGRVLTQVRAAVRDWKPMLARLEHTISDYRYMPVPLDRGAVTEAVAFLEWLRDDNFTFLGMRDYSYTDQGESGTLERTDQRGLGILSDPNLLVLRGNTQTSVTTPEILEFLNGPEPLIVTKANARSLVHRRAYLDYVGAKTFDSDGKLTGELRIVGLFTSTAYTRSILKIPYLRSKAEAVIAASGFDKNDHSGKALINVLESYPRDELFQMDTDLLRQHAMTVLALGERPRVRVLLRVDQFDRFVSIIVFVPRDRYDSRVRAEIGEYLKNIYEGRLSAYYPAFPEGSLARVHFIIGRSGGKTPQIPAATIEAEIRNIVRTWDDVLREAAVETGADARFAAIAQRFPDTYRNSFTPLEALTDAGRIWALSAANPIAIDFYRHADQPPEQVALKIFHHGAAVSLSQRVPLLENMGFRVISERTFEIGAGDGGKVFIHDMELESAYAKPVNLSTDGALFEDVFLAVWNRTADNDGYNGLVQTAGLRSREIIILRAYGRYLQQAGIPQSQDFIAAVLNRYPEIAADLFRLFTVRFDPSVPHGTSAHDQQEIAGRIEAALDDVPVLDEDTIIRRILNLIQSTLRTNSFKPPETGKTPSLAFKLDSRQLAGLPDPKPWREIFVYGPEVEGVHLRFGPVARGGLRWSDRAQDYRTEVLGLVKAQQVKNAVIVPVGAKGGFFPKQLPQGGTRDEVFQAGKAAYVNFVSSLLSITDNLKGDGVVPPEGVVRHDGDDPYFVVAADKGTATFSDTANEISQAHDFWLDDAFASGGSAGYDHKKMGITARGAWEAVKRHFREMNRDIQTEPFTVVGVGDMSGDVFGNGMLLSKEIRLIAAFDHRDIFIDPDPDPAASFAERERMFALPRSSWQDYDRSTISAGGGIFPRSQKAITLSQAAASAIGMTKTVASPTEIMNAILKAPADLLWFGGIGTYVRATSESNPEVGDRANDAIRVTAPEIGAKVVGEGANLGMTQRARIEYGLHGGRCNSDAIDNSGGVNSSDVEVNIKIALAAAMRSGKLTRPDRNAFLAEMTGEVGDLVLRNNYDQTLAISLSQLRGMADLPHQQRFMAALEASGDLDRIVETLPSDAALADRAARGEPLTRAEIGVLLAYAKIVLFTDIVESDLPDEKYFDEDLLSYFPDRMAQEYRPEIEGHRLRREIIATQLANDVINRGGPSFVNRLQDVTACPASEVVAAFSVVRDGFELPALFAEIDALDTKVDGMAQLGFYQSVVRLIYAASYWDLKNADRDVPVSGRIDELHRARRALEPRLAEMLPAFLKERLDERQTRFVEAGAPSGLAGKLAFLHVAELIPDIDLVASHAAADLIAAAGIYLRISEAFRIGRIEEAARAVVPADYYDGLALSRANDMIGAARRGMAVAVLSGYGNEEDPVAAWIEAGGQRLARARDRLQALTEGGDISVSRLTVAAGIMADLAG, from the coding sequence ATGGGCGAAGCCGGCACGATCGACGGCTTCGCGGGCTTGCTGTTCTCGCGGGCTTCGCGCGAGGACGTCTCGGCCTATGACCCGGCCATGCTCAAGCGCGCAGCCGAACTCGCCCGCAAGGCTGTCGAACGGCACCACAAGGGCGAGAGCATCGTCGCGATCGAACAGCAGTCCGGCGTCGAGCGAGCGGATCGGCCGGTGACGGTCATTACCGTCGTCAACGACAATATGCCCTTCCTGTTCGATTCGATCATGGGTGAGATCGGCGACGGCGGCGTGGCGCCGCTGCTGGTGACCCATCCCGTCATCTACGTGACGCATGATTCGCAAGGGGTTCGTTCGATCGAGGGCGAAGCCGATGCCCGGGCTGACAGCGATCGCCTGAGCGTCATCCATGTACACGTCTCGCCCATGAGCGAGGCGCAGGCGCAGGATCTCGAGACCCGCATCGGCCGCGTCCTGACCCAGGTCCGCGCCGCGGTCCGCGACTGGAAGCCCATGCTCGCGCGACTGGAGCATACGATCTCCGACTACCGCTACATGCCGGTCCCGCTCGACCGGGGCGCCGTGACCGAGGCGGTCGCGTTCCTCGAATGGCTGCGCGACGACAACTTCACCTTCCTCGGCATGCGCGACTACAGCTACACCGACCAGGGCGAGAGCGGGACGCTGGAACGGACCGACCAGCGCGGACTCGGCATTCTTTCCGATCCCAACCTGCTCGTCCTGCGCGGCAACACCCAGACCTCCGTGACCACGCCGGAGATCTTGGAATTCCTCAACGGTCCCGAACCGCTCATCGTCACCAAGGCGAACGCCCGCTCGCTGGTCCACCGCCGGGCCTATCTCGACTATGTCGGCGCCAAGACTTTCGATTCCGACGGAAAACTGACGGGCGAACTGCGCATCGTGGGGCTGTTCACCTCGACCGCCTACACGCGCTCGATCCTGAAGATCCCCTACCTGCGCTCCAAGGCGGAGGCCGTCATCGCCGCGTCCGGCTTCGACAAGAACGACCATTCCGGCAAGGCGCTCATCAACGTGCTGGAATCCTATCCGCGCGACGAACTCTTCCAGATGGACACGGACCTGTTGCGCCAGCACGCCATGACGGTTCTGGCGCTCGGCGAACGGCCGCGCGTCAGGGTGCTGCTACGCGTCGACCAGTTCGACCGCTTCGTCTCGATCATCGTGTTCGTGCCGCGCGATCGCTACGATTCCCGCGTCCGCGCCGAGATCGGGGAGTATCTGAAGAACATATACGAAGGCCGGCTTTCGGCCTATTACCCGGCCTTCCCGGAAGGATCGCTGGCGCGCGTGCATTTCATCATCGGGCGATCGGGGGGCAAGACGCCGCAGATCCCGGCGGCCACGATCGAGGCCGAAATCCGCAACATCGTCCGTACCTGGGACGACGTCCTGCGCGAAGCCGCGGTCGAGACCGGCGCCGACGCGCGTTTCGCGGCGATCGCGCAGCGCTTTCCCGACACCTATCGCAACAGCTTCACGCCCCTGGAGGCCCTGACGGACGCGGGCCGCATCTGGGCCCTGTCGGCGGCCAACCCGATCGCCATCGACTTCTACCGCCACGCCGACCAGCCGCCGGAGCAGGTCGCCCTGAAGATCTTCCATCACGGAGCGGCCGTCTCGCTCTCGCAGCGCGTGCCGCTGCTGGAAAACATGGGCTTCCGCGTCATCAGCGAGCGCACCTTCGAGATCGGGGCCGGGGATGGCGGCAAGGTCTTCATCCACGACATGGAACTCGAAAGCGCTTACGCGAAGCCGGTGAACCTCTCCACCGACGGCGCCCTCTTCGAGGACGTCTTCCTCGCGGTGTGGAACCGCACCGCCGACAATGACGGTTACAACGGGCTCGTTCAGACGGCCGGGCTCCGCTCGCGCGAGATCATCATCCTGCGCGCCTACGGCCGCTACCTCCAGCAGGCAGGCATTCCGCAGAGCCAGGATTTCATCGCAGCGGTGCTGAACCGGTATCCGGAGATCGCGGCCGACCTCTTCCGGCTGTTCACCGTCCGCTTCGACCCCTCCGTCCCGCACGGGACCTCGGCGCACGACCAGCAGGAAATCGCAGGCAGGATCGAGGCGGCTCTGGACGACGTGCCGGTTCTCGACGAGGACACGATCATCCGCCGCATCCTGAACCTGATCCAGTCGACGCTGCGCACGAACAGCTTCAAGCCGCCGGAGACCGGGAAGACCCCCTCGCTCGCCTTCAAGCTCGATTCGCGGCAGCTCGCTGGGCTGCCCGATCCGAAGCCCTGGCGCGAGATCTTCGTCTACGGGCCGGAGGTGGAAGGCGTACACCTGCGCTTCGGTCCGGTGGCGCGAGGCGGGCTGCGCTGGTCGGACAGGGCACAGGATTACCGCACCGAGGTGCTCGGTCTCGTCAAGGCGCAGCAGGTGAAGAACGCCGTCATCGTGCCGGTTGGCGCCAAGGGCGGCTTCTTCCCCAAGCAGTTGCCGCAGGGCGGCACGCGCGACGAGGTCTTCCAGGCCGGCAAGGCGGCATACGTCAACTTCGTCTCCAGCCTGCTTTCGATCACCGACAATCTCAAGGGCGACGGCGTGGTTCCGCCCGAAGGCGTGGTGCGGCACGACGGCGATGATCCATACTTCGTCGTCGCGGCCGACAAGGGCACGGCGACCTTCTCCGACACCGCCAACGAGATCAGTCAGGCGCACGATTTCTGGCTAGACGACGCCTTCGCCTCGGGCGGGTCGGCTGGCTACGATCACAAGAAGATGGGCATCACCGCGCGCGGCGCCTGGGAGGCGGTGAAGCGCCACTTCCGCGAGATGAACCGCGACATCCAGACCGAACCCTTCACGGTGGTCGGCGTCGGCGACATGTCGGGCGACGTCTTCGGCAACGGCATGCTCTTGTCGAAGGAGATCCGCCTCATCGCCGCCTTCGACCACCGCGACATATTCATCGATCCGGATCCCGATCCGGCGGCTTCCTTCGCGGAACGTGAGCGCATGTTCGCCCTGCCCCGGTCCAGCTGGCAGGATTACGACCGGTCGACGATCTCGGCCGGCGGCGGCATTTTCCCGCGGTCGCAGAAGGCGATCACCCTGTCGCAGGCCGCCGCTAGCGCGATCGGCATGACAAAGACGGTGGCCTCGCCGACCGAGATCATGAACGCCATCCTGAAGGCGCCCGCGGACCTCCTTTGGTTCGGCGGCATCGGCACCTATGTGCGCGCGACCTCGGAGTCCAATCCGGAGGTCGGCGACCGCGCCAACGACGCGATCCGCGTCACCGCGCCCGAGATCGGCGCCAAGGTGGTGGGCGAAGGCGCCAATCTCGGCATGACCCAGCGCGCCCGCATCGAATACGGCTTGCATGGCGGACGCTGCAATTCCGATGCCATCGACAATTCGGGCGGCGTCAATTCCTCCGACGTCGAGGTCAACATCAAGATTGCGCTCGCCGCCGCCATGCGAAGCGGCAAGCTGACCAGGCCCGACCGTAACGCGTTCCTGGCCGAGATGACCGGCGAGGTCGGCGACCTCGTCCTGCGCAACAACTACGACCAGACGCTGGCCATCTCGCTGTCGCAGCTGCGCGGAATGGCCGACCTGCCGCACCAGCAGCGCTTCATGGCGGCGCTGGAGGCGAGCGGCGATCTCGACCGGATCGTCGAGACCCTGCCGAGCGACGCGGCCCTCGCCGACCGAGCGGCGCGCGGCGAACCGCTGACGCGCGCCGAGATCGGCGTGCTGCTTGCCTACGCCAAGATCGTGCTCTTCACCGACATCGTCGAAAGCGACCTGCCCGACGAGAAGTATTTCGACGAGGACCTGCTGTCCTATTTCCCCGACAGGATGGCGCAGGAATACCGCCCCGAAATCGAGGGGCACCGGCTGCGGCGCGAAATCATCGCCACGCAGCTGGCCAACGACGTCATCAACCGCGGCGGGCCGTCCTTCGTGAACCGCCTGCAGGACGTCACCGCCTGCCCCGCCTCCGAGGTCGTCGCGGCCTTCTCCGTGGTGCGGGACGGCTTCGAGCTGCCGGCGCTTTTCGCCGAGATCGACGCGCTCGACACCAAGGTCGACGGGATGGCGCAGCTCGGTTTCTACCAGTCGGTCGTGCGGCTGATCTATGCCGCCTCCTACTGGGACCTGAAGAATGCCGACCGGGACGTCCCGGTCAGCGGCAGGATCGACGAGCTTCACCGTGCGCGAAGGGCGCTGGAGCCCAGGCTGGCGGAGATGCTGCCGGCGTTCCTGAAGGAACGGCTGGACGAGCGGCAGACCCGCTTCGTCGAGGCAGGCGCGCCGTCGGGACTGGCAGGGAAGCTCGCCTTCCTGCATGTCGCGGAACTCATTCCCGACATCGACCTCGTCGCCAGCCACGCTGCGGCGGACCTGATCGCCGCCGCCGGGATCTACCTGCGGATCAGCGAGGCCTTCCGCATCGGCCGTATCGAGGAAGCCGCCCGTGCGGTGGTTCCGGCCGACTACTACGACGGGCTGGCGCTTTCCCGCGCGAACGACATGATCGGCGCCGCTCGGCGCGGGATGGCGGTCGCGGTGCTGAGCGGGTATGGAAACGAGGAGGATCCGGTCGCGGCCTGGATCGAAGCCGGCGGACAGCGGCTCGCGCGTGCACGCGACCGGCTCCAGGCACTCACGGAGGGCGGCGACATCAGCGTGTCGCGCCTCACAGTGGCGGCGGGCATCATGGCGGATCTCGCCGGTTAG
- a CDS encoding MFS transporter, which yields MAEGTGERASRRGIWGWMLFDWAQQPFHTLIITFVFAPYFAAAVAPDAARGQELWGYATGIGGLLIALSSPVLGAIADAAGPRKPWIVAFSILGVVGCWMLWFAVPGAENMAMVLFFIALAVFGMEFAAVFNNAMMPTLVPRSELGRLSGSAWGLGYAGGLISLVIVLGLMSASPETGRTLLGLDPILGLDPAMREGDRAAGPFTAIWYVVFVLPMFLFTPDVARRASAKGMVSRGLRRLGDTLKRLPSERSYFSFLMSSMFYRDALNALYAFGGIYAAGVLGWSIIQIGIFGILANLTGAVGAWYGGILDQRYGPRFVVAISATLLALCCLLVISTTDTEVLFVTVAAAGETSGIPDIVFYCAGALIGAAGGSLQAASRTLLVDQVDKERVTEAFGLYALSGKATTFIGPFAVALATGFFASEAFGFSAQDAQRLGVTPIILLFVIGLVLLPMVRSRDYQVSNKA from the coding sequence ATGGCTGAGGGGACGGGCGAGCGGGCATCGCGGCGCGGCATCTGGGGCTGGATGCTCTTCGATTGGGCGCAACAGCCCTTTCACACCCTGATTATCACCTTCGTCTTCGCGCCCTACTTCGCGGCGGCCGTCGCACCCGACGCGGCACGCGGACAGGAGCTCTGGGGCTATGCCACTGGCATCGGCGGCCTTCTGATTGCACTCTCCTCGCCCGTGCTCGGCGCCATCGCCGACGCGGCGGGGCCACGTAAACCGTGGATCGTCGCCTTCTCCATCCTCGGCGTCGTGGGCTGCTGGATGCTCTGGTTCGCGGTGCCCGGCGCGGAGAACATGGCGATGGTGCTGTTCTTCATCGCGCTCGCTGTCTTCGGCATGGAGTTCGCGGCCGTCTTCAACAACGCCATGATGCCGACGCTCGTGCCCCGTTCGGAACTCGGACGGCTATCCGGCTCCGCCTGGGGGCTGGGTTACGCCGGCGGCCTGATCTCGCTGGTGATCGTGCTCGGCCTGATGTCGGCCTCGCCAGAAACCGGCCGCACCCTGCTCGGCCTCGACCCGATCCTTGGGCTCGATCCGGCGATGCGCGAGGGCGACCGCGCCGCCGGGCCGTTCACGGCGATCTGGTACGTCGTCTTCGTCCTGCCGATGTTCCTCTTCACGCCCGACGTCGCCCGGCGCGCCTCGGCGAAGGGCATGGTGAGCCGGGGTCTCAGGCGTCTCGGCGACACCTTGAAACGGCTTCCCTCGGAGCGCAGCTATTTCAGCTTCCTCATGTCCTCGATGTTCTACCGCGACGCCCTCAACGCGCTCTATGCCTTCGGCGGCATCTATGCCGCCGGCGTGCTCGGCTGGTCGATCATCCAGATCGGCATCTTCGGTATCCTCGCCAACCTGACGGGCGCGGTCGGCGCCTGGTACGGCGGCATCCTGGACCAGCGCTACGGCCCGCGCTTCGTCGTCGCGATCTCCGCCACCCTGCTCGCGCTCTGCTGCCTTCTCGTCATCTCCACGACGGATACGGAGGTGCTTTTCGTGACAGTGGCCGCCGCGGGCGAGACCTCGGGCATTCCCGACATCGTCTTCTACTGTGCCGGCGCGCTGATCGGCGCCGCGGGCGGATCGCTGCAGGCCGCTTCGCGCACCCTGCTGGTCGATCAGGTGGACAAGGAGCGGGTGACGGAAGCCTTCGGCCTCTACGCCCTTTCCGGCAAGGCGACGACCTTCATCGGCCCGTTCGCCGTGGCGCTCGCCACCGGTTTCTTCGCCTCGGAAGCCTTCGGTTTCTCCGCCCAGGACGCCCAGCGCCTCGGCGTCACGCCGATCATCCTTTTGTTCGTGATCGGGCTGGTGCTTCTGCCGATGGTGAGGTCGCGCGACTATCAGGTGTCGAACAAGGCGTGA
- the purH gene encoding bifunctional phosphoribosylaminoimidazolecarboxamide formyltransferase/IMP cyclohydrolase — protein MAVASKNIPAPDLVAVRRALLSVSDKTGLVEFASELAHRGVELVSTGGTARAIADAGVAVTDVSEVTGFPEIMDGRVKTLHPLVHGGLLGVRDDPEHAAAMDEHGIQPFDLVVINLYPFEEVRFAGGAYAETIENIDIGGPAMVRAAAKNHAYCTVVTDPGDYAAVLNALEMNTGSLSLEFRKKMAAKAFARTAAYDAAIANWFAEALDVEHPAWRSLGGRLAEVTRYGENPHQQAAFYVTGERRPGVATARQVQGKQLSYNNLNDTDAAFELVAEFDPARSAAVAIIKHANPCGVAEGASLKDAYLKALACDPVSAFGGIVALNQPLDAEAAEEIAKVFTEVIIAPGASPEAEAIIAAKKNLRLLVTDGLPDPRAAGLTAKTVSGGLLVQSRDNGVVDDLDLKVVTKRAPSEAELADLKFAFRVAKHVKSNAIVYVRDGATVGIGAGQMSRVDSSRIAARKAQDAAVAAGLEQPGTSGSVVASDAFFPFADGLVSAVEAGATAVIQPGGSMRDDEVIAAADAHGIAMVFTGMRHFRH, from the coding sequence ATGGCCGTCGCTTCCAAGAACATTCCCGCGCCGGATCTGGTCGCGGTTCGCCGCGCGCTGCTGTCGGTCTCGGACAAGACCGGCCTGGTCGAATTCGCTTCGGAACTCGCGCATCGGGGCGTCGAACTGGTCTCCACCGGCGGGACCGCCCGGGCGATCGCGGATGCCGGTGTCGCGGTGACGGACGTCTCCGAGGTGACCGGCTTTCCCGAGATCATGGACGGCAGGGTCAAGACCCTGCACCCGCTGGTGCATGGCGGGCTGCTCGGCGTGCGCGACGATCCAGAACATGCCGCCGCGATGGACGAGCACGGCATTCAGCCCTTCGACCTCGTGGTGATCAATCTCTATCCCTTCGAGGAAGTGCGGTTTGCCGGCGGTGCCTACGCCGAGACCATCGAGAACATCGACATCGGCGGCCCCGCGATGGTGCGGGCCGCCGCGAAGAACCACGCCTATTGCACGGTGGTGACCGATCCGGGCGACTACGCCGCCGTTCTCAATGCGCTGGAAATGAACACCGGCAGCCTCTCGCTGGAGTTCCGCAAGAAGATGGCCGCCAAGGCGTTCGCCCGCACCGCCGCCTACGACGCGGCGATCGCCAACTGGTTCGCGGAAGCGCTCGACGTGGAACATCCCGCCTGGCGCTCCCTCGGCGGCCGTCTCGCGGAGGTCACCCGCTACGGCGAGAACCCGCACCAGCAGGCCGCGTTCTACGTGACCGGCGAACGGCGCCCCGGGGTTGCGACGGCGCGCCAGGTGCAGGGCAAGCAGCTCTCCTACAACAACCTGAACGACACCGATGCCGCCTTCGAGCTCGTCGCCGAATTCGATCCGGCCCGCTCCGCGGCGGTGGCCATTATCAAGCATGCCAACCCTTGCGGCGTGGCGGAGGGCGCGAGCCTGAAGGACGCCTACCTGAAGGCGCTCGCCTGCGATCCGGTCTCCGCCTTCGGCGGGATCGTGGCGCTGAACCAGCCGCTCGATGCGGAGGCGGCCGAGGAGATCGCCAAGGTCTTCACCGAGGTGATCATCGCGCCGGGCGCAAGCCCGGAGGCGGAGGCGATCATCGCAGCGAAGAAGAACCTGCGGCTGCTTGTCACCGACGGCCTGCCCGACCCGCGGGCGGCGGGGCTCACCGCCAAGACGGTGTCCGGCGGACTGCTCGTCCAGTCGCGCGACAACGGCGTCGTCGACGATCTCGACCTGAAGGTCGTCACGAAGCGCGCGCCGAGCGAGGCGGAACTGGCCGACCTGAAGTTCGCGTTCAGGGTGGCCAAGCACGTCAAGTCGAACGCCATCGTCTATGTGAGGGACGGCGCAACAGTGGGCATCGGGGCCGGGCAGATGAGCCGTGTCGATTCCTCCCGCATCGCCGCGCGCAAGGCACAGGACGCCGCAGTGGCCGCCGGCCTGGAACAGCCGGGAACGTCAGGCTCGGTCGTTGCCTCCGACGCCTTCTTCCCCTTCGCCGACGGGCTCGTATCGGCCGTCGAGGCCGGCGCCACCGCCGTCATCCAGCCGGGCGGCTCGATGCGCGACGACGAGGTCATCGCCGCAGCGGACGCGCACGGCATCGCCATGGTGTTCACCGGGATGCGGCATTTCAGGCACTGA
- a CDS encoding heparinase II/III family protein, which yields MAKAGGHSPRLWRLVAKEAWRRLRRSLRTGPAYRWRYAGRTPDRVLIAPPDLRLADAYLASEMYHGRFPLAGRMVETGGESPFGVEGASEAWLKSLHGFRWLRHMREAGTDLASANARALIADWIETDGSRLRGIAWEPDVTSKRIIAWLQHSTIVLQGAEFQFYRAFLRSLSLQIRYLRAMVREMPDGEERLRARIALAFSALSLPTASTTLRNATRNLARELDRQVLADGGHISRNPLAILELLADLLPLRQTYANQAEAPPPALIGAIDRMLPALRFFRHQDGNLARFNGMGATIPDRIVAILRHDDAIGQPLLHAPHSGFERLTMGATTVIADTGAPVSPDVSAQAHAGCLSFEFSSKRRVLVANSGVDTYGPKDFLALARATAAHSTAVLNDTSSSRILSSPRLRAFLGPLLVGGPSRVRSRRTDAAGTQGFVASHDGYVSQVGVVHERELSLGAEGAVLDGVDRFHRPDGSAPRDRDDAVAVRFHVHPDVNLLRDKAQRLVLSAGEDNHWRFECEAVKPAVEESIFFAGLTGPRRNLQIVLHFRASQNREVRWRFLRLRG from the coding sequence TTGGCGAAGGCGGGGGGGCATTCACCGCGCTTGTGGAGACTTGTCGCGAAGGAGGCATGGCGCCGCCTCCGTCGCAGCCTGCGCACGGGTCCCGCGTATCGCTGGCGTTATGCCGGACGTACGCCCGACCGCGTCCTGATCGCGCCGCCCGACCTGCGGCTGGCGGATGCGTATCTCGCTTCGGAAATGTACCATGGCCGCTTCCCGCTCGCCGGACGGATGGTCGAGACCGGCGGCGAATCGCCCTTCGGTGTGGAAGGCGCCAGCGAGGCCTGGCTGAAGTCGCTGCACGGCTTCCGCTGGCTGAGGCACATGCGCGAGGCGGGAACGGACCTCGCGTCGGCCAACGCCCGGGCGCTGATCGCGGACTGGATCGAAACGGACGGCTCGCGCCTGCGTGGCATCGCGTGGGAGCCGGACGTGACGTCCAAGCGTATCATCGCCTGGCTGCAGCATTCGACGATCGTGCTGCAGGGCGCGGAGTTCCAGTTCTATCGTGCCTTCCTGCGATCGCTCTCGTTGCAGATCCGCTACCTGCGCGCGATGGTGCGGGAAATGCCGGACGGCGAGGAGCGGCTGCGGGCGCGCATCGCGCTGGCCTTCTCCGCCCTGTCCTTGCCCACCGCTTCGACCACTCTGCGCAATGCCACGCGCAATCTCGCGCGCGAACTCGACCGGCAGGTCCTCGCAGACGGCGGCCACATCTCGCGCAATCCCCTGGCCATTCTCGAACTTCTGGCCGATCTCCTGCCGCTGCGCCAGACCTATGCCAACCAGGCCGAGGCGCCGCCCCCGGCCCTGATAGGCGCCATCGACCGCATGCTGCCGGCGCTTCGCTTCTTCCGCCACCAAGACGGAAATCTCGCCCGATTCAATGGCATGGGTGCCACCATTCCAGACAGGATCGTCGCGATCCTGCGGCACGACGATGCCATCGGGCAGCCGCTCCTGCACGCGCCGCATTCCGGTTTCGAACGCCTCACGATGGGCGCCACGACGGTCATCGCCGACACCGGCGCGCCGGTCAGCCCCGACGTGTCGGCACAGGCGCATGCCGGGTGCCTGTCATTCGAATTCTCCTCCAAGCGCAGGGTTCTCGTCGCGAACTCCGGCGTCGACACCTACGGGCCGAAGGATTTCCTGGCACTCGCGCGGGCGACCGCGGCGCATTCGACCGCGGTCCTCAACGACACCTCGTCCAGCCGCATCCTTTCCTCGCCGCGCTTGCGCGCGTTTCTGGGGCCGCTGCTGGTGGGTGGTCCGAGCCGCGTGCGCTCGCGGCGCACCGATGCCGCCGGAACCCAGGGCTTCGTGGCTTCGCATGATGGCTACGTCTCGCAGGTCGGCGTCGTGCACGAGCGGGAGCTTTCGCTCGGCGCGGAGGGAGCGGTGCTGGACGGCGTCGACCGGTTTCACCGGCCGGACGGCTCGGCTCCGCGCGACCGCGACGATGCGGTCGCCGTCCGCTTCCATGTCCACCCCGACGTCAACCTGCTGCGCGACAAGGCGCAGAGGCTCGTGCTTTCGGCAGGAGAGGACAATCACTGGCGCTTCGAATGCGAGGCCGTGAAACCTGCCGTAGAGGAATCGATCTTCTTCGCCGGCCTCACGGGGCCGCGGCGCAACCTGCAGATCGTTCTCCACTTCCGGGCCTCGCAGAACCGGGAAGTGCGCTGGCGCTTCTTGCGCCTGCGCGGATAG
- a CDS encoding RsmB/NOP family class I SAM-dependent RNA methyltransferase, producing MVVRAGDGRKPATPNRGRSTRANPEDDAPGLQARKTAARLLAAVIDKKTPLDGLTDNEHGHPQYLALEARDRALVRAILATALRYRNTIAALIGSRLDRPLPANATALAHVLHVAAAQILFLDIPDSAAVNLAVLHAKDDPRTARFSGLVNGVLREVARRKDRSLPAALATNRDAPAWFAERLEAAYGAEAASAILAMHRIEAPTDFTVRSDPQEWAEKLGGIVLPTGGVRVTSLDGAVADMPGYAEGAWWVQDAAASLPARMLGDVRGLRVADLCAAPGGKTAQLAGAGASVTAVDVSASRLRRLRQNMERLGLDVDIVEADLMTWEPSSLFDAVLLDAPCSSTGTVRRHPDVVWTKSPQDIEKLAGVQARLLSRAALLVRPGGRLVFSNCSLDPAEGEAVIAAFLAESAGYERDPLKPDDVPGAEDFINERGELRTTPAGFSLDDPRISGLDGFFAARLRRIS from the coding sequence GTGGTCGTGAGGGCAGGGGACGGTCGCAAGCCCGCCACCCCGAACCGAGGCCGATCGACACGAGCCAATCCGGAGGATGACGCGCCGGGCCTCCAGGCGCGGAAGACGGCCGCAAGACTGCTCGCGGCGGTGATCGACAAGAAGACGCCGCTCGACGGGTTGACCGACAACGAGCATGGGCATCCGCAATACCTGGCGCTGGAAGCGCGCGACCGGGCGCTGGTGCGCGCCATCCTCGCCACTGCGCTGCGCTATCGCAACACCATCGCCGCACTCATCGGCAGCCGCCTCGACCGGCCGCTTCCGGCAAACGCCACCGCGCTCGCCCATGTCCTTCATGTGGCGGCGGCGCAGATCCTGTTTCTCGACATCCCCGACAGCGCGGCCGTGAACCTCGCGGTGCTGCACGCCAAGGACGACCCGCGAACGGCGCGCTTTTCTGGCCTGGTGAACGGCGTCCTGCGCGAGGTGGCGCGCCGCAAGGATCGATCCCTTCCCGCTGCCCTGGCAACGAACCGCGATGCGCCCGCCTGGTTCGCCGAGCGGTTGGAAGCGGCCTATGGGGCCGAGGCTGCGTCGGCCATCCTCGCCATGCACCGCATCGAGGCGCCAACTGATTTCACCGTCCGGTCGGATCCGCAGGAATGGGCGGAGAAGCTTGGCGGGATCGTGCTGCCGACCGGCGGGGTGCGCGTCACCTCGCTCGACGGGGCGGTCGCGGACATGCCCGGCTATGCCGAAGGCGCATGGTGGGTGCAGGACGCGGCGGCCTCGCTGCCAGCCCGCATGCTCGGCGACGTTCGCGGACTGCGCGTGGCCGACCTGTGCGCCGCGCCCGGCGGCAAGACAGCGCAACTGGCGGGCGCGGGTGCAAGCGTGACCGCCGTGGACGTTTCGGCGAGCCGGCTGAGGCGGCTGCGCCAGAACATGGAACGGCTCGGGCTCGACGTGGACATCGTCGAGGCCGACCTCATGACGTGGGAGCCCTCGTCTCTCTTCGATGCCGTGCTCCTCGATGCGCCCTGCTCGTCGACGGGAACGGTGCGCCGCCATCCGGACGTGGTCTGGACGAAATCGCCGCAGGACATCGAGAAACTGGCGGGCGTGCAGGCGCGGCTGCTTTCGCGGGCGGCCCTGCTGGTGCGACCGGGCGGGCGCCTCGTCTTCTCGAACTGTTCGCTCGATCCCGCCGAGGGCGAGGCGGTCATCGCCGCATTCCTTGCCGAATCAGCCGGCTACGAGCGCGATCCGCTGAAGCCGGACGATGTTCCTGGAGCGGAGGACTTCATCAACGAACGGGGCGAACTCCGCACCACGCCGGCCGGATTTTCCCTCGACGACCCCAGGATTTCCGGTCTCGACGGCTTCTTCGCCGCACGTCTCAGGCGAATATCCTAG